A portion of the Aquicoccus sp. G2-2 genome contains these proteins:
- a CDS encoding flagellar type III secretion system protein FlhB, whose product MSESEDQGDKPYEPSQKKLDDARKKGEVVRSADLCVAASYGGLLLCLLMAGAASVQQIGTALMVPLDQAPRLAALVFDGDARAPLGGLATAVTRAAAPWFATPALMVLGTILAQRGFTMSPSKLQFKLSRLSPLSNARNKYGRSGLFEFAKSFVKLVIYSACLGIFLKAHLPEMASLPGGAPGQAILLLADIAAQFILVAFVIALCIGGVDFLWQRGEHMRKHRMSDKEMRDEQKEAEGDPHMKNTRRSRAQDIALNQMMTNVPGADVVIVNPTHFAVALKWSRLPGEAPACVAKGRDEIAARIRELAIEAGVPLHSDPPTARALFATTKLGQQISPEHYRAVAAAIRFAEAMRRKARWRT is encoded by the coding sequence ATGAGCGAGAGCGAAGATCAAGGCGACAAACCGTATGAACCGAGTCAGAAAAAGCTCGATGATGCACGCAAAAAGGGCGAGGTTGTCCGCTCTGCCGACCTCTGCGTAGCGGCCAGTTACGGCGGCTTGCTGCTCTGCCTGCTGATGGCGGGCGCGGCGTCGGTGCAGCAAATCGGCACCGCGCTGATGGTCCCGCTCGATCAGGCACCGCGCCTTGCCGCATTGGTTTTTGATGGCGATGCGCGCGCGCCCTTGGGCGGATTGGCCACCGCCGTAACGCGCGCGGCGGCCCCGTGGTTTGCCACCCCCGCGCTGATGGTGCTCGGCACTATTCTGGCTCAGCGCGGCTTCACCATGTCCCCGTCCAAGCTTCAATTCAAGCTGTCGCGACTCTCACCGCTTTCCAATGCGCGCAACAAATATGGCCGCAGCGGGCTTTTTGAATTTGCCAAGAGCTTCGTAAAACTGGTGATCTATTCTGCCTGCCTTGGGATCTTCCTGAAGGCGCACCTGCCCGAAATGGCCAGCCTGCCAGGTGGCGCGCCGGGGCAGGCGATCTTGCTGCTGGCCGACATCGCCGCACAATTCATCCTTGTCGCGTTTGTCATAGCCCTTTGCATCGGCGGCGTGGATTTCCTCTGGCAACGCGGCGAACACATGCGCAAGCACCGCATGTCCGACAAGGAAATGCGCGATGAACAAAAGGAAGCCGAAGGTGACCCGCATATGAAAAACACCCGCCGCAGCCGGGCACAGGACATCGCCCTCAATCAGATGATGACCAATGTGCCGGGCGCCGATGTGGTGATCGTCAACCCGACGCATTTCGCCGTCGCCCTGAAATGGAGCCGCCTGCCCGGCGAAGCCCCGGCCTGCGTCGCCAAAGGCCGCGATGAGATTGCCGCGCGCATCCGTGAACTGGCGATAGAAGCGGGCGTGCCGCTCCACTCCGATCCACCGACCGCCCGTGCGCTCTTTGCCACCACCAAGCTTGGCCAGCAGATTTCACCAGAGCATTACCGTGCCGTCGCCGCCGCGATCCGGTTTGCCGAAGCGATGCGCCGCAAGGCCCGTTGGAGGACCTGA
- a CDS encoding flagellar basal body-associated FliL family protein yields MIGKLLPVLLPLIGIGAGVAAGVFMQPAQDVAVLAQAPCGEVADGQAVGEHAGADAGAAHQAAHEYVKLNNQFIIPVVKGDRVAAMVVLSLSVETGAGGKEEIYQREPKLRDAFLQVLFDHANMGGFQGAFTNSSHMDILRNALRETAHKVVGDLISDVLIIDINRQDV; encoded by the coding sequence ATGATTGGAAAATTGTTGCCCGTGTTGTTGCCGCTGATCGGCATAGGTGCGGGCGTGGCAGCCGGGGTTTTCATGCAGCCTGCGCAGGATGTGGCGGTGTTGGCGCAAGCCCCTTGCGGGGAGGTCGCGGACGGTCAGGCGGTGGGCGAGCATGCAGGCGCCGATGCGGGGGCCGCGCATCAGGCTGCGCATGAGTATGTGAAGCTCAACAATCAGTTCATCATTCCGGTGGTGAAAGGCGACCGGGTCGCAGCCATGGTCGTTCTGTCGCTGAGCGTGGAAACCGGCGCCGGTGGGAAGGAAGAGATTTATCAGCGTGAGCCGAAATTGCGCGATGCGTTTCTACAGGTGCTTTTCGATCATGCGAATATGGGGGGCTTTCAGGGCGCGTTTACCAATTCCAGCCATATGGACATTCTTCGCAACGCGCTGCGCGAGACGGCGCATAAGGTGGTGGGTGATTTGATTTCGGATGTTTTGATCATTGATATCAACCGGCAGGATGTCTGA
- the flgH gene encoding flagellar basal body L-ring protein FlgH, with translation MNKLAFLSLAVLLAACGRGDHFGKPPSFSDANALNDPEHMAMFDPGLPLSVERHRPVDAASLWSGNRKSLLGDRRALQRGDILTVVIEIDEKAEISNKTSRSRKGAEGLSVPGLLGIPQRIDTALPDGASMDEAVKLSSSASSSGDGSVRRNEKLTLRVAATVTQVLPNGVLAISGKQEVRVNFEMRELLVSGYVRPADISRQNEITYDKIASARISYGGRGQITDMQQPRYGQQVLDAVLPF, from the coding sequence ATGAACAAATTGGCTTTCCTTTCTCTTGCCGTGCTGCTGGCCGCTTGCGGGCGCGGTGACCATTTCGGCAAACCGCCAAGCTTTTCGGATGCCAACGCGCTGAACGATCCTGAGCATATGGCGATGTTTGACCCCGGCTTGCCGCTGTCGGTTGAGCGCCATCGCCCGGTTGATGCGGCCTCGCTTTGGAGTGGCAACCGGAAATCGCTTTTGGGCGACAGGCGCGCATTGCAGCGTGGTGATATCCTGACGGTGGTGATCGAGATTGACGAGAAGGCGGAGATTTCAAACAAGACCAGCCGGTCGCGCAAGGGCGCGGAAGGGCTGTCGGTTCCCGGTTTGCTGGGCATTCCGCAACGCATTGATACGGCGCTGCCCGATGGGGCGTCGATGGATGAGGCGGTCAAGCTTTCCTCCTCCGCCTCGTCGAGCGGCGATGGCTCGGTCCGGCGCAATGAAAAGCTGACCCTTCGGGTGGCGGCGACGGTGACGCAGGTTTTGCCCAACGGGGTGTTGGCGATCAGCGGTAAGCAGGAGGTGCGGGTGAATTTCGAGATGCGTGAATTGCTGGTGTCGGGCTATGTGCGCCCGGCAGATATATCGCGCCAGAACGAAATTACCTATGACAAGATCGCGTCGGCGCGGATTTCCTATGGCGGGCGCGGGCAGATCACCGACATGCAACAGCCGCGTTATGGTCAGCAGGTGCTTGATGCGGTGCTGCCGTTCTGA
- the flgA gene encoding flagellar basal body P-ring formation chaperone FlgA — MKPLVASLVCLAFCAGVSRADSVVPVRTIRAQETILAGDLKTTPGEVSGGFSKISDVAGLEARVALYPGRPVRPDDVTQPALIERNQMTELVFERAGLRIATEARALDRAGVGDLIKVMNMASHSTVYGRVLADGTISVSQ; from the coding sequence ATGAAACCGCTGGTTGCATCGCTTGTTTGTCTGGCTTTCTGCGCGGGGGTATCGCGTGCCGATAGCGTTGTGCCGGTGCGCACCATCCGGGCGCAGGAGACAATTCTGGCGGGCGATCTGAAAACCACGCCCGGTGAGGTTTCCGGCGGGTTCTCGAAGATCAGTGATGTTGCCGGGCTGGAGGCGCGGGTGGCGCTTTATCCGGGGCGGCCGGTGCGCCCCGATGATGTGACGCAGCCCGCGCTTATCGAGCGAAATCAGATGACGGAACTGGTGTTTGAGCGCGCAGGTTTGCGGATCGCCACCGAGGCGCGTGCGCTTGACCGGGCCGGGGTGGGCGATTTGATCAAGGTGATGAACATGGCCTCGCACAGCACCGTTTATGGCCGGGTGCTGGCCGATGGCACGATTTCTGTTTCCCAATGA
- the flgG gene encoding flagellar basal-body rod protein FlgG codes for MRALKIAATGMAAQQMRVETISNNLSNMSTTGYDARRAEFSDLHYQQMSRPGTVNAADGSVLPTGVQLGLGVRPAAVSVHLAQGSLSATGGDLDLAIDGAGYLEVTLPSGQAGYTRDGALKRTGDGLIVTSDGFPVQPEITIPSDARSISVNGEGEVYAYFDDSSEAQLLGQFQLVGFSNSKGLEARGSNLFTETEASGAPQVSTPGIDGLGTLRQGYLEDSSVDPVREITELIEAQRGYEMNAKVISAADQMLGATTQVR; via the coding sequence ATGCGCGCCCTGAAAATTGCCGCGACAGGCATGGCCGCCCAGCAAATGCGGGTGGAGACGATTTCCAACAACCTGTCGAACATGAGCACGACCGGCTATGACGCGCGCCGCGCCGAGTTTTCCGACCTGCATTATCAGCAGATGAGCCGCCCCGGCACGGTGAACGCCGCCGATGGCTCGGTGCTGCCGACCGGGGTGCAGCTTGGTCTTGGCGTGCGCCCGGCGGCGGTTTCGGTGCATCTGGCGCAAGGCTCGCTTTCGGCAACGGGCGGTGATCTTGATCTGGCAATCGACGGGGCGGGTTATCTTGAGGTGACGTTACCATCCGGGCAGGCGGGCTATACCCGCGATGGCGCGCTCAAGCGCACCGGCGACGGGTTGATCGTGACATCGGACGGGTTCCCGGTGCAGCCGGAGATTACCATCCCGTCCGATGCGCGCTCGATCTCGGTCAACGGGGAGGGCGAGGTTTACGCCTATTTCGACGATTCCAGCGAGGCGCAGCTTCTGGGGCAGTTTCAACTGGTCGGGTTTTCCAATTCAAAAGGGCTGGAGGCGCGCGGCTCCAACCTTTTTACCGAGACGGAAGCCTCTGGCGCGCCGCAGGTCTCAACGCCGGGGATCGACGGGCTGGGCACGTTGCGGCAGGGCTATCTTGAGGACAGCTCGGTTGATCCGGTGCGCGAAATTACCGAGCTGATCGAGGCGCAACGCGGTTACGAGATGAATGCCAAGGTGATTTCCGCCGCCGATCAGATGCTTGGCGCGACGACGCAGGTGCGCTGA
- a CDS encoding flagellar hook-basal body complex protein, whose product MENAGFAALSRQSGLMREMRIVANNIANAATTGYRQEGLIFSEHVAAVPNGPSLSMAGADVHATSMLQGAMSQTGGQFDLAIEGDGFFRVQTPQGERLTRAGSFTPNGQGDLVTNDGFAVLDAGGAPIFVPPDAHGFSVSADGTVSANGRPLTRIGLYQPVDRTGMVREDGVMFRADAGVELAEGGRIVQGALEGSNVDAVGQVARMIEVQRAYEMGQSFLDAENERQRTALQTIVK is encoded by the coding sequence ATGGAAAATGCAGGCTTCGCAGCCCTGTCGCGGCAATCCGGGTTGATGCGCGAAATGCGCATCGTGGCGAACAATATCGCCAATGCGGCGACCACCGGATACAGGCAGGAGGGGCTTATTTTCTCCGAGCATGTGGCGGCCGTGCCGAATGGGCCATCGCTTTCGATGGCGGGGGCGGATGTTCACGCGACCTCAATGCTTCAGGGCGCGATGAGCCAGACCGGCGGGCAGTTCGATCTGGCGATTGAGGGCGACGGATTTTTCCGCGTGCAGACGCCGCAAGGTGAGCGGCTGACACGGGCCGGGAGTTTTACGCCGAACGGGCAGGGCGATCTGGTGACCAATGACGGGTTTGCCGTGCTTGATGCCGGGGGCGCGCCGATTTTCGTGCCGCCCGACGCGCATGGGTTTTCGGTTTCCGCCGATGGCACGGTCAGCGCAAATGGCCGCCCGCTGACCCGGATCGGGCTTTATCAGCCGGTCGATCGAACCGGAATGGTGCGCGAAGACGGGGTGATGTTTCGTGCCGATGCCGGGGTGGAGCTGGCCGAGGGCGGGCGCATTGTGCAAGGCGCACTGGAGGGTTCGAATGTTGATGCGGTCGGGCAGGTGGCGCGGATGATCGAGGTGCAGCGCGCCTATGAGATGGGTCAGAGCTTTCTTGATGCGGAAAATGAACGCCAGCGTACGGCGCTGCAAACCATTGTGAAATAA
- a CDS encoding flagellar biosynthetic protein FliQ → MDEATFFDTLRQGLWVAVITSMPILTVALVAGVAVGLFQALTSIQEMTLTFVPKLAAILIVFWMSMGFMTQTLVSYFHDRIIPLIIGS, encoded by the coding sequence ATGGATGAGGCGACGTTCTTTGACACGCTGCGGCAGGGGCTTTGGGTGGCGGTTATCACCTCGATGCCGATCCTGACGGTGGCGCTGGTCGCGGGGGTGGCGGTGGGGCTGTTTCAGGCGCTGACCTCGATTCAGGAAATGACACTGACCTTTGTGCCGAAACTGGCCGCGATCCTGATCGTGTTCTGGATGTCGATGGGCTTCATGACGCAAACGCTGGTGTCTTATTTTCATGACCGGATTATTCCGCTGATCATAGGGAGTTGA